Proteins encoded in a region of the Schistocerca serialis cubense isolate TAMUIC-IGC-003099 chromosome 6, iqSchSeri2.2, whole genome shotgun sequence genome:
- the LOC126485009 gene encoding piggyBac transposable element-derived protein 4-like, whose amino-acid sequence MCSRKREFFITDERVMQILEACSSDDEDNLLLDEEDKIFLEGDMEDEREHVIIEDPEKEIRNPPSKRRHTDEISEPNAEVPDSLPDLPEFKWSRTYQPRQFSDNMNHEFGKVLLFSVSENREISQPFEIFSSTIGLKDLVYDTLIPESIRYAEQSGNAFSTNEDEIKAFLGMNMVMEYYILPTFRSYCATELDLGVPYIAQIMPLHRFEEIRKYLHFSNNADQSIKEARTYKVRPVITHLNKTFQESVSATRAQSVDEHMIRFKGHNIMRQYVKNKPVKWGFKM is encoded by the coding sequence ATGTGCTCCAGAAAAAGAGAATTTTTCATTACTGATGAAAGAGTTATGCAGATTTTGGAGGCTTGCAGTAGTGATGACGAAGATAATCTGTTACTGgatgaagaagataaaatttttcTTGAAGGAGATATGGAAGATGAAAGAGAACATGTTATTATAGAAGATCCTGAAAAAGAAATACGTAACCCACCCAGCAAAAGAAGGCATACAGACGAAATATCAGAACCAAATGCTGAGGTACCTGATTCCCTTCCAGATTTACCAGAATTTAAATGGTCCAGAACTTACCAACCAAGACAGTTCAGTGATAACATGAATCATGAATTTGGGAAAGTGCTTTTGTTTAGTGTCAGTGAAAATAGAGAAATTtcacagccatttgaaattttttcttccaCTATTGGCCTAAAAGATTTGGTGTATGATACATTAATTCCTGAAAGTATTCGGTATGCAGAACAATCAGGCAACGCATTCagcacaaatgaagatgaaatcaaGGCATTTCTTGGTATGAACATGGTAATGGAGTACTATATTTTGCCTACATTTAGAAGCTACTGTGCAACTGAACTcgatttaggtgttccttatatAGCTCAGATTATGCCACTACATCGGTTTGAAGAGATTCGaaagtacttacatttttccaacaatgCAGATCAGTCAATAAAGGAAGCCCGCACATACAAAGTGAGACCTGTAATTACCCATTTGAACAAAACCTTCCAGGAATCTGTTAGTGCAACTAGGGCTCAGTCTGTAGATGAGCATATGATCAGATTCAAAGGACATAATATTATGCGACAGTATGTCAAAAATAAGCCAGTCAAATGGGGTTTCAAAATGTGA